The following are from one region of the Nicotiana tomentosiformis chromosome 7, ASM39032v3, whole genome shotgun sequence genome:
- the LOC138896078 gene encoding uncharacterized protein — MDRFAAEKEAARAQLSSVESQLRGIKENSLAQAKKIEELEARLAFELAKAKSKAEKAKAEAEVIMAVYRSDAEAAQVQAGEAAETTQTRAHWIAELAKCQSRRETLEEIHARGFNLTDEIIKAKEYEADARALTSSDDDDDDGSKSGSDNKEDLDGEQATLEEN, encoded by the coding sequence atggaccgctttgctgctgaaaaagaggctgctcgagcccaattgtcatcggtcgaaagtcagcttcgaggcatTAAGGAGAATAGCTTagctcaggcaaagaaaatagaggagctcgaggctcggttggctttcgaacttgcaaaggccaaatctaaagccgaaaaggcaaaggccgaggcagaggtgaTCATGGCTGTCTACCGatccgatgctgaagccgctcaagtccaagcgggagaggcagccgagaccactcaaactcgagcacattggattgctgaactcgccaaatgccaatctcggagggaaaccctcgaggagatccatgctcgaggtttcaatCTTACCgatgagataataaaggctaaagagTATGAAGCTGATGCTAGAGCGCTGAcctcttccgatgatgatgatgatgatggcagcaagagcgggtccgataataaggaggacctcgatggagaacaAGCTACCCTtgaggaaaattag
- the LOC104086295 gene encoding putative wall-associated receptor kinase-like 16 has protein sequence MRISNTINMKCFSSTGALLQDDLAWMNLGRSSPYSFSSLNRFTVVGCDDGGIINGRNFANGCPALCSSSREVVEGKCMGFGCCQITIPKGLKYFNTSMISTKNHSGSWSFNPCGYAFLGEASRFEFRGVQDLSDVNFVKKIMDNVPIVLDWAIGNLTCVEAQKRNDYACLENSRCVDSDTGLGGYRCNCNSGYQANPYIGSGCQDIDECADPNANSCETICINTPGSYNCSCPEGYTGDGKKNGRGCIAPSSNSEFPWIKFSVGMGVGFMSLVVGTTWLYFSIKKRKLIKLREKFFQQNGGLLLKQRISSDEGGVEATKIFTAEELKKATNNYANDRILGRGGNGIVYKGILPDNRIVAIKKSKFVDEDQVEQFINEVLILTQVNHRNVVRLFGCCLEAAVPLLVYEYVSHGTLYEHIHNQNGAPWLSWQNRLRVATETASALAYLHSSAAMPIIHRDVKSANLLLDDVYTAKVADFGASRLIPLDQTHLATLVQGTLGYLDPEYFRTSQLTEKSDVYSFGVVLAELLTGMKPISRDRNDEDKNLAEYFVLSMRKNQLFQILDRRVVREGSLEQLQKVAELVKSCLHLHGENRPTMKEVAMELESLRKFTKNNPWPNGHGHEENEDEVSDLYTIPIDSNTGIDNFSGQYSSNSNTNSSNFSGQYSSDSSSLMYSTPNTNIPLIQNRRAI, from the exons ATGCGAATATCAAATACCATAAATATGAAGTGTTTCTCATCAACAGGAGCTTTGCTTCAAGATGATCTTGCTTGGATGAATTTAGGAAGATCAAGTCCTTACAGTTTCTCTTCTCTCAACAG ATTCACTGTGGTTGGTTGTGATGATGGTGGTATAATAAATGGACGTAACTTCGCTAATGGTTGCCCCGCTCTCTGTAGTAGCTCAAGGGAagtagttgaaggaaaatgtatGGGTTTTGGTTGCTGCCAAATAACAATACCAAAAGGCTTGAAATATTTCAATACGTCTATGATAAGCACGAAAAATCACAGCGGATCTTGGTCGTTTAATCCATGTGGCTATGCATTTCTTGGTGAGGCGAGTCGCTTCGAATTCAGGGGTGTACAGGATCTTAGTGATGTTAATTTTGTTAAGAAGATTATGGATAATGTTCCCATTGTGCTAGATTGGGCTATTGGAAATCTTACTTGTGTTGAAGCACAGAAACGCAACGATTATGCTTGCCTGGAAAATAGTCGCTGCGTTGATTCTGATACTGGCCTTGGTGGTTATAGGTGCAACTGTAACTCCGGATATCAAGCCAATCCATACATTGGCTCTGGCTGCCAAG ATATTGATGAATGTGCAGATCCAAATGCAAATTCATGTGAAACTATTTGCATAAACACGCCGGGGAGTTACAATTGTTCTTGTCCAGAAGGATACACCGGTGATGGCAAAAAAAATGGTCGTGGCTGTATTGCGCCAAGCTCGAACTCTGAATTCCCATGGATTAAGTTTTCTGTAG GTATGGGAGTTGGTTTTATGTCCCTAGTGGTTGGGACAACTTGGCTCTATTTCAGCATCAAGAAAAGAAAACTCATTAAACTTCGGGAAAAATTCTTCCAGCAAAATGGTGGTTTGCTATTGAAACAACGGATCTCTTCTGACGAGGGTGGTGTGGAAGCAACCAAAATTTTTACCGCTGAAGAGTTGAAGAAGGCTACAAACAACTATGCGAATGATAGAATTCTTGGTCGTGGTGGAAATGGAATTGTCTATAAAGGTATTTTACCTGATAATCGCATAGTTGCGATTAAAAAATCTAAGTTTGTGGACGAGGATCAAGTTGAACAGTTCATCAATGAGGTACTTATTCTTACTCAAGTCAACCACAGAAACGTAGTGAGACTCTTTGGATGTTGCTTGGAAGCTGCAGTTCCTTTATTGGTTTATGAATATGTATCTCATGGAACTCTTTACGAGCATATCCACAACCAAAATGGAGCGCCTTGGTTATCTTGGCAAAATCGGCTAAGAGTTGCTACTGAGACAGCAAGTGCACTTGCTTATCTTCATTCATCCGCGGCAATGCCTATAATTCACAGAGATGTCAAGTCTGCCAACTTATTATTGGATGATGTTTACACTGCGAAAGTGGCAGATTTTGGAGCTTCCAGATTAATCCCTCTTGATCAAACACATCTCGCTACATTGGTTCAAGGGACATTAGGGTACTTGGATCCTGAATATTTTCGCACAAGTCAACTGACAGAGAAAAGTGATGTTTATAGTTTCGGAGTAGTCCTTGCAGAACTTTTGACAGGAATGAAACCTATTTCGAGGGACAGAAATGACGAGGACAAAAATTTGGCAGAATATTTTGTTTTGTCCATGAGAAAGAATCAATTGTTTCAAATTCTTGATCGCAGAGTAGTAAGGGAAGGAAGCCTCGAGCAACTTCAAAAGGTGGCTGAACTTGTGAAGAGTTGCCTTCACTTGCACGGAGAAAATAGGCCTACGATGAAAGAAGTAGCAATGGAACTTGAAAGTTTAAGAAAGTTCACCAAAAATAACCCTTGGCCTAACGGACATGGACATGAAGAGAATGAAGATGAAGTATCAGATCTTTATACAATTCCAATTGACTCTAATACGGGTATCGACAATTTCTCTGGACAATATAGTTCCAACTCCAACACAAATAGCAGCAACTTTTCTGGACAATATAGTTCGGATAGTTCTTCATTGATGTATAGTACTCCGAATACAAATATCCCATTGATCCAAAACAGAAGGGCAATATGA